From Arachis stenosperma cultivar V10309 chromosome 2, arast.V10309.gnm1.PFL2, whole genome shotgun sequence, one genomic window encodes:
- the LOC130963023 gene encoding uncharacterized protein LOC130963023 encodes MHEYKTKMPFSQKLYHAEKDKQLSWCADYLKTLEIKNPFAEALEQIPSYAKFMKDILSHKKNWREVEIILLTKKYSAVIQRTLLEKLQDPGSFVIPCILRDGCTKTVLRDLRASINLIPSSLIKKLGIQEVKRTYICLQLADGSIKFSSGVVEDMIVKVGPFVFPTDFVVLDMEEHKNASIILWRPFLATGRTLIDVQKGEVTLRVNENE; translated from the coding sequence ATGCATGAGTACAAGACCAAGATGCCATTTTCTCAAAAACTCTATCATGCAGAGAAAGATAAGCAACTTTCCTGGTGTGCAGATTACCTCAAGACACTAGAGATTAAGAATCCATTTGCAGAGGCCCTTGAACAAATACCCTCCTATGCCAAGTTTATGAAGGATATATTAAGCCACAAGAAGAATTGGAGGGAGGTAGAAATAATCCTCCTCACTAAAAAATACAGTGCAGTCATCCAAAGGACCCTACTGGAGAAACTTCAGGACCCTGGGAGTTTTGTGATACCCTGCATCCTCAGAGACGGTTGCACGAAGACAGTCCTACGTGATCTTAGAGCGagcatcaacctaatacctTCATCACTAATAAAGAAACTTGGGATCCAAGAAGTCAAGCGCACCTACATATGCCTTCagcttgctgatggctccatcaAGTTTTCATCAGGAGTGGTTGAAGATATGATTGTGAAGGTCGGACCCTTTGTattccccacagactttgtggTATTAGATATGGAAGAACATAAGAATGCATCCATCATTTTATGGAGACCTTTTCTGGCTACAGGAAGGACCCTCATTGATGTGCAAAAAGGAGAAGTGACGCTGAGAGTTAATGAGAACGAATAA